Proteins from a single region of Myxococcales bacterium:
- a CDS encoding M50 family metallopeptidase, with amino-acid sequence MRRLVAATILFVTAACAGPPLPSEEPRAKTSKRTGKHGSEAVREAEDPERVSNKGKDWDGWRYGGSRDDCFFVVGRTCFSSKVAACKAAKCGGKSCVADGGGPATIASLAARPARVIAVVVAGLYLVPYAGYLLYPVLVLATVIHELGHALAVVVTGGAVATIALAPDGGAVTVHGGAARR; translated from the coding sequence ATGCGCCGCCTGGTCGCTGCCACGATCCTGTTCGTCACCGCGGCCTGCGCGGGGCCGCCGCTGCCATCCGAGGAGCCGCGCGCGAAGACCAGCAAGCGCACCGGCAAGCACGGCTCCGAGGCCGTGCGCGAGGCCGAGGATCCCGAGCGCGTGTCGAACAAGGGCAAGGACTGGGACGGCTGGCGCTACGGCGGGAGCCGCGACGACTGCTTCTTCGTGGTCGGCCGCACGTGCTTCTCGTCCAAGGTGGCGGCGTGCAAGGCCGCGAAGTGCGGCGGCAAGTCCTGCGTCGCCGACGGCGGAGGTCCGGCGACGATCGCGTCGCTAGCCGCGCGCCCAGCCCGGGTGATCGCGGTGGTGGTCGCCGGGCTGTACCTGGTGCCGTACGCCGGCTACCTGCTGTACCCGGTGCTGGTGCTGGCGACGGTGATCCACGAGCTCGGCCACGCGCTGGCGGTCGTGGTCACCGGCGGCGCGGTCGCGACCATCGCGCTGGCGCCCGACGGCGGCGCGGTGACGGTCCACGGCGGGGCAGCCCGGCGGTGA